In the Corvus cornix cornix isolate S_Up_H32 chromosome 18, ASM73873v5, whole genome shotgun sequence genome, one interval contains:
- the CYGB gene encoding cytoglobin produces MEKVQGEMEIERWERSEEISDAEKKVIQEIWSRVYANCEDVGVSILIRFFVNFPSAKQYFSQFKHMEDPLEMERSLQLRKHARRVMGAINTVVENLNDSEKVSSVLALVGKAHALKHKVEPIYFKKLTGVMLEVIAEEYPNDFTPEAHGAWTKMKTLIYTHVTAAYKEVGWAQYPTATL; encoded by the exons ATGGAGAAAGTCCAGGGAGAAATGGAGATTGAGAGATGGGAAAGAAGTGAAGAGATTTCAGACgcagaaaaaaaggttattCAAGAGATATGGAGCAGAGTATATGCAAACTGCGAGGACGTTGGGGTCTCCATACTCATCAg GTTTTTTGTGAACTTCCCCTCGGCCAAGCAGTACTTCAGCCAGTTCAAGCACATGGAGGACCCGCTGGAGATGGAGAGGAGCTTGCAGCTGCGCAAGCACGCTCGGAGGGTCATGGGGGCCATCAACACCGTGGTGGAGAACCTCAACGACTCCGAAAAGGTCTCCTCTGTCCTGGCCCTGGTGGGCAAGGCCCACGCCCTCAAGCACAAAGTGGAGCCCATCTACTTTAAG AAACTCACTGGTGTCATGCTGGAGGTCATTGCTGAGGAATACCCCAACGACTTCACCCCGGAGGCACACGGAGCCTGGACCAAGATGAAGACCCTCATCTACACCCACGTGACAGCGGCCTACAAGGAGGTGGGCTGGGCTCAGTACCCCACTGCCACCCTGTGA